Within the Mumia flava genome, the region GGTCCGGTGACGCCGTGGGCGCCCTGCGGGTCGGGGCGATGGCGTGGCTGCTCGGCAACGGGTCCGGCCTGGAGGCGGCCGGGACCCCGATCGGCGCGATCCCGCTCGGCGTGCTGGCTCTGGCGGCGATCGGACTGGTCGCCGTCGCCCACCGGACGTGCCTCGCGTTCGGCGTGGCGCCGCGAGCTCGCACCACGGCGGTGGTGGGCGGGACCTGCGCGGTCGCGTACGCCGGCGCGCTCGCCCTGCTCGCTGTCTGGTCGGCGACGGGCCCGGCCCACGTGGATCCGCTGCGCGCCGCGGTCGCGGGCGGGCTCGTGGGCCTGGTGTGCGGTACGGCGGGGGCGGCGCTCGCGACCGGGGTGGCGGGCCGGTGGGCCGCCGCGCTCCCGGCCTCGGCACGGTCGGCCGTCCGGGGCGGCGTGATCGGTGCCGGCGCCCTGGTGCTGTGCGGGCTGCTCGTCGTGGTCGGTGGTCTCGTCGTCAACCTCGACGCGGCGGTGGCGCTCTGGGACGGGCTGTCGCCCGGAGCCCTGGGTGGCGCCGGACTGCTGGTGGTGTGCGCGGCCGTGCTCCCGAATCTCGTCCTGTGGGCCGTCGCGATGCTGCTGGGCCCGGGTTTCGCCGCGGGCTCGGGCACGTCGGTCACCCTCGGCGCCTCGACGCTCGGGCCGCTGCCCGCGCTGCCGGTCCTGGCCTGGATCCCGGCCGAGGGGGAGCGCCCGGGCTGGTTCGTCGTCCTCGGGTGTCTCCCGCTGCTCGCCGGGGCGCTGGCGGGATTCCTCGCGGCCCGGCGTCACCCGACCGACCCGATGGGAGCGCTCGCTGTCGGCGCCGGCGCCGGGGCCTTCGCCGGCACGCTGGTGGCGGCGGCGACCACCCTGTCCGGCGGCGCGGTCGGACCGGGACGGCTCGCGGACACGGGCCCGGACCTGCTGCTCGCCGGGTCCCTGGCGATCGGGGTGCTGGCGGTGGGCGGCGCGCTCGGTGGGGCGTTCGGCCACTATCGTGGGCCGCGTGGAGGACACGACGCCGCAGTCGAGCCCAGGCGGGACGACCGCACCGGACCCGCAGCCGACGGCGGCTCCGACGCCGGGAGAGAGTCCGGCGAGCGAGTCGGTCGCCCGGACGACGCCTCCGACGGGTGACCGTCCGGCGCGTCTGGTGGTGCTGGTCTCCGGATCGGGGAGCAACC harbors:
- a CDS encoding DUF6350 family protein → MTSTLARPESATARPAVDQLRAAALAGLVAGLAGAAGGVILAGGVAVLVWIPDGSGDAVGALRVGAMAWLLGNGSGLEAAGTPIGAIPLGVLALAAIGLVAVAHRTCLAFGVAPRARTTAVVGGTCAVAYAGALALLAVWSATGPAHVDPLRAAVAGGLVGLVCGTAGAALATGVAGRWAAALPASARSAVRGGVIGAGALVLCGLLVVVGGLVVNLDAAVALWDGLSPGALGGAGLLVVCAAVLPNLVLWAVAMLLGPGFAAGSGTSVTLGASTLGPLPALPVLAWIPAEGERPGWFVVLGCLPLLAGALAGFLAARRHPTDPMGALAVGAGAGAFAGTLVAAATTLSGGAVGPGRLADTGPDLLLAGSLAIGVLAVGGALGGAFGHYRGPRGGHDAAVEPRRDDRTGPAADGGSDAGRESGERVGRPDDASDG